The proteins below are encoded in one region of Fibrella aestuarina BUZ 2:
- a CDS encoding alpha-2-macroglobulin family protein yields the protein MSVHLTFLRVFLVGPWLWLLSLPGPVRHAHAPMIDYPTEWRKADSLMAKGLPKSALEIADRLYAEAKKTNNQPQLLKAAMRRVVFRTQAAKDEETYVTLTRELTTDIAETNGATRAVLQSVLADVYWQFYQNNRYRFFNRTSTAPGADVAGPDSTDVSTDPRTWDTRRLMQTITTLYKASVQPAVLQKTPLTAYDAILTPGNNAGRQLRPTLYDVLAQRAISFFANSENDLTKPINAFGLNDPTYLSDPETFAGKALPTTDTLSGKYQALALYQQLIRIHQADKDPLALAVTDVDRLLFVSQSGTLPNERDLMGQTLRRQMARYKNQPAEAEYGLALVQLLAQPDGIIRNYIRGRTNVPNTGNAPDSARRWDRKTAAELARDLIARFPKSYPAQQAQPLLNNLYQPTLSVQTEDVNEPNKPFRARVDFQNVKTLFYKILRLTPDELLRLDNAGSDDDSQDRWFAALQKHPVVTQGQLSLPDDGDLRAHSTEVPMNALPLGHYVLLVSNEGRFAKPSDDRAEIVSIGKVVVSNLAYVQAGANQTGGLTLYATNRQTGAPVANVTGTVMVAQDRLGRSNYVAETTRKTDAQGRWVLEPAQAPTQKAFLVRFTNGTDVLDTQVFYRYGRPDQPDAPQDVNRAVIFTDRAIYRPGQSIFFKTLLYQGKDNNFTVRANQSVTVRFNDANGEEVAKAELKTNEFGTASGTFTAPVGRLTGQMTLVVDNAEGGGQALVRVEEYKRPTFAVVAEPMKQAPVLGQAVTVQATAKTLAGAVVDGANVTYRVTRTYIQPYWYWWRSYRPNAGQEQEIANGTATTNADGTVSLTFTAVPDMGIANTDKPRFTYTVSIDVTDRSGETRSTTQTLSIGYTALTASLPLPNPVLTTDKKAYNVGLTNASGTSVTLKSGTVRLARLEPPRNGALLRNRLWEKPDRPTLTRADFEKQFPLDLYADEDNPATWAKTPVRTEPAKAVSLAGLTPGLYEAAIDAIDSTGKSATEAVFFTVIDPQQPTAPVRAGEFVQVQKATAQPGDEVVFWVGTRQPGHVLMAVEEKGKIVRQEWINTTGKPVRIALPVGEKHRGGFAVHFAMVQNGRLLMKNETIAVPFTNKQLTIETETFRDKLQPGQAEQWTLRVSGPNQDKVLGELVATLYDASLDQFVAHTWPTTFYQPTAGLYDYWVSSTFGAATTRQYWYPTPPENESNLQRDFPELSWGPYQYIPYTGRFAILVQPDPIRIELDYAKNVVKGRVTADNGRTPVLDVNVLLKGTRQGVTTDADGRFTLAIPDTQKNPVLLFSYVGYGQTEVALGSKRKIVVLMPAQSTLSQERISAGFGGQAAPGMKMSVRGRASADMAMAASAPMAERKENADGAGQAAPAPNQPASADVAQPVIRSNFNETAFFFPQLQTDAQGRVVLKFTMPDALTSWRLLAFAHTKTMQTGSLEATVQTQKELMVTTNVPRFLRENDTLRLTARIDNLSGKALAGTATLTLTDALTGESLTAKMGLRVADVSFSAKAGQNSVATWNLVVPQELPPVAVRVTARAGTFTDGEERVVPVLPNRVLVTDVQPFWIDGGTPGGGKSKTFRLKALADHNSELPLQTERYTVEVTSNPAWYALQTLPYLMEYQYDCAEQLFSKLYANALGAHILNSRPAFRQVVDGWKQTPPKSPLAKNDELKAVVLENTPWLADAKSETERTAKLGQFFDQNNLAAQQRRAIAKLRQLQTADGGLMWFSGMRPNFWMTMHVLAGLGHLQKLGVRFDADVQAEVKDLQASAIRYVDTEAQRLMTDEKRLAKTKVSTGSYWAATYLYARSFYLNTNPVDKGLQAYLLPAIQKGWQQSNLQGQALAAVTLHRYNLNADALAILQSLTERSKLSDELGLYWPDNVSGPYWYQAPVETQAYLIEAYLEAGTAGDGFAWYRKQPAFAKMSGNQVFIDKMRQWLIQQKRTQAWPSTKATTEAVYALLLTGTDWLDTKNTVTVRVGNQEIAKRAQGSEALTGYQKVTFAPAEVTPQLGVIEVSKSGKTGISWGAAYWQHFEPMDAVGRSGPGSLNVKKTLFRQRNTAAGPVLEPITAQSPLKPGDLLSVRVVLTTDRVMEYVHLKDGRASGFEPVAALSGTKYQNGLSYYEAPRDASTDFFIEYLPTGTHVFEYKLRVVHAGDFGMGVATVQCFYAPEFAAHSNGGRVQVN from the coding sequence GGTGCGACCCGTGCCGTACTCCAATCGGTGCTGGCCGACGTATACTGGCAATTCTACCAGAACAACCGCTACCGGTTCTTCAACCGCACCAGCACCGCGCCCGGCGCCGACGTGGCCGGCCCCGACTCGACCGACGTCAGCACCGACCCACGTACCTGGGATACGCGCCGCCTGATGCAAACCATCACGACACTCTACAAAGCGTCTGTGCAGCCCGCGGTGTTGCAAAAAACGCCCCTCACCGCCTATGACGCCATCCTGACGCCGGGCAACAACGCGGGTCGGCAATTGCGCCCTACGCTCTATGATGTGCTGGCGCAACGGGCCATCAGCTTCTTTGCCAACTCGGAAAACGACCTGACTAAGCCAATCAACGCGTTCGGTCTGAACGATCCCACGTACCTGAGCGATCCCGAAACGTTCGCTGGTAAAGCGCTACCCACTACCGATACGCTGTCGGGGAAATACCAGGCGCTGGCCCTCTATCAGCAATTGATACGAATTCACCAGGCCGACAAAGACCCGCTGGCACTGGCTGTGACCGACGTCGATCGACTGCTGTTTGTGAGCCAGTCAGGTACGTTGCCCAACGAGCGCGACCTGATGGGTCAAACGCTCCGGCGGCAGATGGCGCGGTATAAAAACCAACCGGCCGAGGCCGAATACGGACTGGCGCTGGTGCAACTGCTGGCTCAACCCGACGGCATCATCCGCAACTACATACGGGGGCGGACCAACGTACCCAACACCGGCAATGCGCCCGATTCGGCCCGTCGCTGGGATCGGAAAACCGCCGCCGAACTCGCTCGCGACCTGATTGCCCGCTTCCCCAAAAGCTACCCGGCGCAACAGGCACAACCGTTGCTCAACAACCTGTATCAGCCCACGCTGTCGGTACAAACCGAAGACGTGAACGAACCCAACAAACCCTTCCGGGCTCGGGTCGATTTCCAGAACGTAAAAACGCTCTTTTACAAAATACTGCGCCTTACGCCCGACGAACTGCTGAGGCTGGACAACGCGGGTTCCGACGACGATAGCCAGGACCGGTGGTTCGCCGCTCTGCAAAAGCACCCAGTTGTCACACAGGGCCAACTTTCCCTACCCGACGACGGCGACCTGCGCGCGCACAGCACCGAAGTGCCGATGAATGCGCTGCCGCTGGGTCACTATGTGCTGCTAGTTTCCAACGAAGGCCGGTTTGCTAAACCCAGCGACGACCGGGCCGAGATTGTGAGCATTGGCAAGGTCGTGGTGTCCAATCTGGCGTACGTGCAGGCGGGGGCCAACCAGACGGGTGGACTAACGCTGTATGCAACCAACCGGCAAACGGGCGCGCCAGTAGCCAATGTGACCGGCACGGTGATGGTGGCGCAGGATCGCTTGGGCCGGTCGAACTACGTAGCGGAAACAACCCGCAAGACCGACGCCCAGGGCCGCTGGGTACTGGAACCGGCTCAGGCACCCACTCAGAAAGCCTTTCTGGTCCGGTTTACGAATGGCACCGACGTGCTGGATACACAGGTGTTCTATCGATACGGTCGCCCTGATCAGCCCGACGCGCCGCAGGATGTGAACCGGGCAGTGATCTTCACGGATCGGGCTATTTACCGGCCGGGGCAATCGATCTTTTTCAAAACGCTCCTTTATCAGGGCAAAGACAACAACTTTACGGTTCGGGCCAATCAGTCGGTAACGGTTCGGTTCAACGATGCTAACGGCGAAGAGGTCGCTAAAGCTGAACTGAAAACCAATGAGTTCGGGACGGCCTCAGGTACGTTCACCGCGCCGGTGGGCCGCCTGACGGGGCAGATGACGCTGGTTGTCGACAATGCCGAAGGGGGTGGGCAGGCGCTGGTCCGGGTCGAAGAATACAAACGCCCCACCTTCGCCGTGGTGGCCGAACCCATGAAGCAGGCGCCTGTGCTGGGGCAGGCGGTCACGGTGCAGGCCACGGCCAAAACGCTGGCGGGCGCGGTGGTTGACGGGGCCAACGTGACGTATCGCGTAACGCGCACCTACATCCAGCCCTACTGGTACTGGTGGCGCTCCTACCGGCCCAACGCGGGGCAGGAGCAGGAAATCGCCAACGGCACCGCCACGACCAACGCCGACGGCACCGTGAGCCTGACCTTCACGGCCGTGCCCGACATGGGCATAGCGAACACCGATAAACCGCGCTTCACCTATACCGTCAGTATCGACGTGACGGACCGGAGCGGCGAAACCCGCAGCACCACGCAAACCCTGTCGATTGGCTACACGGCCCTCACGGCGAGCCTGCCGCTGCCCAATCCGGTGCTGACGACCGACAAAAAAGCATACAACGTCGGCCTCACCAATGCCAGCGGCACATCGGTGACGTTGAAAAGTGGCACGGTTCGCCTCGCCCGGCTGGAACCGCCACGCAACGGCGCCTTACTGCGTAATCGCCTTTGGGAGAAACCTGACCGCCCCACGCTGACCCGCGCCGACTTTGAAAAGCAGTTTCCGCTCGATCTGTACGCCGATGAAGACAACCCGGCTACCTGGGCGAAAACGCCCGTTCGTACCGAACCGGCCAAAGCGGTGTCGCTGGCGGGCCTGACGCCCGGCTTGTATGAAGCAGCCATCGACGCGATCGATTCGACCGGCAAATCGGCGACCGAAGCTGTTTTCTTCACCGTTATAGACCCGCAGCAACCTACGGCACCGGTGCGGGCGGGCGAGTTTGTGCAGGTGCAGAAAGCGACGGCCCAACCCGGCGACGAAGTCGTATTCTGGGTCGGAACACGGCAACCGGGCCACGTCCTGATGGCTGTTGAGGAGAAAGGCAAGATCGTGCGGCAGGAGTGGATCAATACCACTGGTAAACCCGTTCGGATAGCATTGCCCGTTGGCGAAAAGCACCGGGGTGGCTTTGCCGTACACTTCGCGATGGTGCAAAATGGTCGTTTACTGATGAAGAACGAAACCATTGCCGTGCCGTTCACCAACAAGCAGCTAACGATCGAAACCGAGACGTTTCGGGATAAGCTGCAACCCGGTCAGGCCGAGCAGTGGACATTGCGCGTCAGTGGTCCGAACCAGGATAAGGTGCTGGGTGAACTGGTCGCCACGCTTTACGATGCCTCGCTCGATCAGTTCGTCGCGCACACCTGGCCAACGACGTTCTACCAGCCCACTGCGGGCCTGTACGACTATTGGGTGAGTAGTACGTTTGGCGCCGCGACCACCCGGCAATATTGGTATCCGACTCCGCCCGAAAATGAGAGCAACTTGCAGCGCGACTTCCCCGAGCTGAGTTGGGGGCCTTACCAATACATCCCCTACACTGGCCGGTTTGCTATCCTTGTCCAACCCGACCCCATCCGCATCGAGCTGGACTACGCTAAAAACGTCGTTAAAGGGCGTGTCACAGCCGATAACGGACGCACGCCCGTGCTCGATGTCAATGTGCTGCTAAAGGGAACAAGGCAGGGCGTGACAACCGATGCTGATGGCCGGTTTACCCTGGCCATACCAGACACCCAAAAGAACCCGGTACTGCTATTCAGCTACGTAGGTTACGGGCAAACCGAAGTGGCGCTGGGTAGTAAGCGAAAAATAGTGGTCCTGATGCCTGCACAAAGTACACTCTCACAGGAGCGTATCTCAGCTGGTTTCGGTGGTCAGGCAGCGCCAGGCATGAAGATGTCGGTACGGGGCCGCGCTTCAGCGGATATGGCCATGGCTGCTTCGGCGCCGATGGCTGAACGCAAAGAAAACGCCGACGGCGCCGGGCAGGCTGCCCCGGCCCCGAATCAACCCGCGTCGGCCGACGTGGCTCAGCCGGTGATTCGGAGCAATTTCAACGAAACGGCCTTCTTCTTCCCGCAACTACAAACCGACGCGCAGGGGCGGGTGGTGCTCAAATTCACTATGCCCGATGCCCTCACGAGCTGGCGGTTGTTGGCGTTCGCGCATACGAAAACCATGCAGACGGGCAGCCTCGAGGCCACCGTGCAAACGCAGAAAGAGCTGATGGTAACAACCAACGTACCCCGCTTCCTGCGCGAAAACGATACGTTGCGTCTCACCGCTCGCATCGACAACCTGAGCGGGAAAGCCCTGGCCGGTACCGCCACGCTGACCCTCACGGATGCCCTCACCGGCGAGTCATTGACAGCCAAGATGGGCCTGCGCGTAGCGGACGTTTCTTTTTCGGCCAAAGCCGGGCAGAACAGCGTGGCGACCTGGAACCTCGTAGTACCGCAGGAGCTGCCGCCCGTGGCGGTACGTGTCACGGCGCGTGCCGGTACGTTCACCGATGGCGAAGAGCGCGTGGTGCCGGTGCTGCCCAACCGTGTGCTGGTGACCGACGTGCAACCGTTCTGGATCGATGGGGGCACGCCTGGTGGCGGCAAGAGCAAAACGTTCCGGCTGAAAGCGCTCGCCGACCATAACTCCGAATTGCCCCTGCAAACCGAACGTTATACGGTTGAGGTAACCAGCAATCCGGCCTGGTACGCGCTGCAAACGCTGCCTTACCTGATGGAGTATCAATACGACTGCGCCGAGCAACTGTTCAGCAAGCTCTACGCCAACGCATTGGGCGCCCACATTCTCAACAGCCGTCCGGCCTTCCGGCAAGTGGTCGATGGCTGGAAACAGACGCCGCCCAAAAGTCCGCTGGCCAAAAACGACGAATTAAAAGCGGTGGTGCTGGAAAACACGCCCTGGCTGGCCGATGCCAAATCGGAAACCGAACGCACGGCCAAACTGGGCCAGTTTTTCGACCAGAACAATCTGGCGGCGCAACAGCGGCGGGCAATTGCCAAACTGCGGCAGTTGCAGACTGCCGACGGTGGCCTGATGTGGTTTTCGGGTATGCGCCCCAACTTCTGGATGACGATGCACGTGCTGGCCGGTTTAGGTCACCTGCAAAAACTCGGCGTGCGTTTCGATGCCGACGTACAGGCCGAGGTAAAAGACTTGCAGGCAAGCGCCATTCGTTATGTGGACACCGAGGCACAACGCCTGATGACCGACGAGAAACGGCTCGCCAAAACAAAGGTGAGCACGGGTAGCTATTGGGCGGCAACGTACCTGTATGCCCGGAGTTTCTACCTTAATACCAATCCCGTCGACAAAGGGCTGCAAGCGTACCTGTTACCGGCTATTCAGAAAGGCTGGCAGCAAAGCAACCTGCAAGGGCAGGCGCTGGCGGCTGTCACGCTACACCGCTATAATCTCAACGCCGATGCACTGGCCATTTTGCAATCCCTGACCGAACGTAGCAAGCTCTCCGACGAACTGGGTCTTTACTGGCCCGACAACGTCAGTGGGCCATACTGGTACCAGGCTCCGGTCGAGACGCAGGCGTATTTGATTGAGGCCTATCTGGAAGCGGGTACTGCCGGTGATGGCTTTGCCTGGTATCGCAAACAGCCCGCTTTTGCCAAAATGTCGGGCAATCAGGTGTTTATCGACAAGATGCGGCAGTGGCTCATCCAGCAGAAACGTACCCAGGCATGGCCTTCGACCAAAGCCACTACCGAAGCCGTTTACGCACTCCTGCTGACGGGTACCGATTGGCTCGACACGAAAAACACCGTTACCGTGCGCGTGGGCAACCAGGAAATCGCCAAACGGGCGCAGGGGAGCGAAGCCCTGACGGGCTATCAGAAAGTAACGTTTGCGCCAGCCGAAGTAACACCCCAACTCGGCGTGATCGAGGTAAGCAAGTCCGGAAAAACAGGTATCAGCTGGGGGGCGGCTTATTGGCAGCACTTTGAGCCGATGGATGCCGTGGGTCGGTCGGGGCCGGGCAGCCTCAACGTGAAGAAAACGCTCTTCCGCCAGCGAAACACGGCAGCGGGCCCTGTACTGGAACCCATTACGGCCCAATCGCCGCTTAAACCGGGTGATCTACTGAGCGTTCGGGTGGTACTGACGACCGATCGGGTGATGGAATACGTGCACCTGAAAGACGGGCGGGCGTCGGGGTTTGAACCGGTTGCGGCCCTATCGGGTACCAAATACCAGAATGGTCTTTCGTATTACGAAGCCCCGCGCGATGCCAGCACCGACTTTTTCATCGAGTACCTGCCCACCGGCACCCACGTGTTTGAGTACAAACTACGGGTCGTACACGCGGGCGACTTCGGGATGGGCGTTGCTACGGTGCAGTGCTTTTATGCGCCCGAATTTGCCGCCCATTCCAACGGCGGACGCGTGCAGGTTAATTAA
- a CDS encoding zinc-dependent metalloprotease, translating to MHSLPRNAIRNALGSLLLLGLAVPMLAQRRPSAPTSSSTASVTTTPASSTASPTAAGPPRTPIKPYREVITKAAKTSRGLFTAHQIDDKYYLEIADSLLGREFMAITRIAKAPTGAGYGGELANRQVLRWERGPDRRLLLRVVSYINVGTAGGDTLPISQAVRNSNVEPIAAAFDIRAIRKDSSSVIDVTDFFRNDNQIVSLTPATKFRYRITAAATDRSFIQTIRSFPINTEVRVTRTFSVNTAPTPPSPTPSPLPTVSLPGGSDAGAVTMELNVSMILLPRDPMRKRLFDSRVGFFASNYTVYDDNSQRTEDETFAVRWRLEAKSDADAERQKRGELIEPKKPIVYYIDPATPYKWRSFLKAGVADWQKAFEKAGWKNAIMAKDWDLRDTTMSLEDARYSVIRYFASDIENAYGPNVHDPRSGEIIESHIGWYHNVMNLLRKWYVVQGAAVDARARKPKFDDELMGQLVRFVSSHEVGHTLGLRHNFGSSHATPVEKLRDKAFIAQNGHTASIMDYARFNYVAQPEDGITDLFPRIGTYDIWAIEWGYKPVYDTKDATADKLVLNKMVQSHANDPRYWFGTEINPMDPRSQSEDLGDNAMKASEYGIKNLKRILPNLPEWTREEAEDYDKLREMYGEIVGQFRRYMGHVTKYVGGIYETPRTYDQAGIVYEPTPRALQKEAMTFLNTQLFQTPTWLLNAKIMPLVRADQGVDYVRTLQETTLNSLMDVGRLSRLIETGSGSLGKGGYTLIEFMADLQNGIYSELGSGKAIDIYRRNLQKAYAEKLIAVLNTPASSGAGAAPSSGAGFRFNPGPVTDIRKSDIMSVVRGQLVSLQRSIASALPRQTDTMSKYHLADVQARIQNALDPKK from the coding sequence ATGCATTCTCTACCCCGCAATGCAATTCGCAATGCGCTTGGCAGCCTGTTGCTACTAGGCCTTGCCGTACCCATGCTGGCCCAACGGCGGCCCAGCGCGCCCACCTCTTCATCAACGGCTTCGGTCACGACCACCCCGGCGTCAAGCACCGCCTCACCAACCGCCGCCGGCCCGCCCCGTACGCCCATCAAACCCTACCGGGAAGTGATCACCAAAGCGGCCAAAACCAGCCGTGGCCTGTTCACGGCCCACCAGATCGACGATAAATACTACCTCGAAATCGCGGATTCGCTGCTGGGTCGTGAGTTTATGGCCATCACCCGTATCGCCAAAGCGCCCACCGGCGCGGGCTACGGCGGCGAACTGGCCAACCGGCAGGTGCTTCGCTGGGAGCGCGGCCCCGACCGTCGGCTGTTGCTGCGCGTAGTAAGCTACATCAACGTCGGCACGGCCGGGGGCGATACGTTGCCTATTTCGCAGGCCGTACGCAACTCCAACGTGGAGCCGATTGCCGCTGCCTTCGACATCCGGGCGATCCGCAAAGATTCGTCGTCGGTCATTGACGTGACTGATTTTTTCCGGAATGACAATCAGATCGTATCGCTGACCCCCGCGACCAAATTCCGCTACCGGATTACCGCCGCCGCCACCGACCGCTCGTTTATCCAGACGATCCGGTCGTTTCCGATCAATACGGAAGTGCGCGTAACCCGCACGTTCAGTGTGAATACCGCCCCCACGCCGCCTTCGCCCACGCCTTCGCCGCTACCCACGGTTAGCCTGCCGGGCGGAAGCGACGCCGGTGCCGTCACGATGGAACTGAACGTATCGATGATTCTGCTCCCGAGAGATCCCATGCGCAAACGCCTGTTCGACTCGCGCGTCGGCTTCTTTGCGTCGAACTACACCGTTTACGACGATAATTCGCAACGCACCGAAGACGAGACGTTTGCCGTACGGTGGCGCCTCGAAGCCAAGTCGGACGCCGACGCCGAGCGCCAGAAGCGTGGCGAACTGATCGAGCCCAAGAAGCCGATCGTGTATTATATCGACCCGGCTACGCCCTACAAATGGCGCTCATTCCTGAAAGCAGGTGTGGCCGACTGGCAGAAGGCCTTCGAGAAAGCTGGCTGGAAAAACGCGATCATGGCCAAAGATTGGGATCTGCGCGATACTACGATGAGCCTCGAAGACGCCCGGTATTCAGTCATCCGGTACTTCGCGTCAGACATTGAAAATGCCTACGGCCCCAACGTTCACGACCCGCGCTCGGGTGAGATTATCGAAAGCCATATTGGCTGGTACCACAACGTCATGAACCTGCTGCGGAAGTGGTATGTGGTGCAGGGAGCGGCCGTTGATGCCCGCGCCCGCAAGCCCAAGTTCGATGATGAATTGATGGGACAACTCGTTCGGTTTGTGTCGAGCCATGAGGTTGGTCACACACTAGGCCTGCGCCATAACTTCGGTTCAAGCCACGCGACACCGGTCGAGAAGCTGCGCGATAAGGCCTTCATCGCCCAGAATGGGCATACAGCGTCGATCATGGACTACGCCCGGTTCAACTACGTAGCCCAGCCCGAAGACGGCATCACCGACCTATTCCCGCGCATCGGCACTTACGACATCTGGGCCATCGAGTGGGGCTATAAGCCGGTTTATGACACCAAAGACGCTACGGCTGACAAACTGGTGCTGAACAAGATGGTGCAGAGCCACGCCAATGACCCACGTTACTGGTTCGGGACCGAAATCAACCCGATGGACCCCCGTTCGCAGAGCGAAGACCTGGGCGACAATGCCATGAAGGCGAGTGAATATGGCATCAAAAACCTGAAGCGTATTCTGCCCAACCTCCCCGAGTGGACGCGTGAAGAGGCCGAAGACTACGATAAGCTGCGGGAGATGTACGGTGAAATTGTTGGCCAATTCCGGCGGTACATGGGCCACGTAACGAAGTATGTGGGCGGCATTTACGAGACACCACGTACCTACGATCAGGCGGGCATTGTCTACGAACCAACCCCGCGTGCGCTTCAAAAGGAAGCGATGACGTTCCTGAATACGCAGCTATTCCAGACGCCGACGTGGCTACTCAACGCCAAGATTATGCCGCTGGTACGCGCCGATCAGGGTGTCGACTACGTACGAACATTGCAGGAAACAACGCTGAACAGTCTCATGGACGTGGGCCGGTTGTCGCGTCTGATCGAAACGGGTTCGGGCAGCCTCGGCAAAGGCGGCTACACGCTGATCGAGTTTATGGCTGACTTGCAAAACGGCATCTACAGCGAGTTGGGCTCGGGTAAGGCAATCGACATTTACCGGCGCAATCTGCAAAAAGCCTACGCCGAGAAGCTGATTGCGGTATTGAACACGCCCGCCTCATCGGGTGCCGGAGCGGCGCCGTCCAGTGGCGCGGGGTTCCGGTTCAACCCCGGCCCCGTGACCGATATCCGCAAATCGGATATCATGTCGGTGGTTCGTGGTCAACTGGTTAGCCTGCAACGAAGCATCGCTTCGGCGCTACCTCGGCAGACCGACACCATGAGCAAGTATCACCTAGCCGACGTGCAGGCCCGTATCCAGAATGCGCTGGATCCGAAGAAGTAA
- a CDS encoding GIY-YIG nuclease family protein: MSYVVYIVYSDSLQKFYIGQTVHLGLRLEEHNRGKGNFTAKGHPWRLIASFNCETRTEAVQLELKIKGRGAKRYLQDIGLQE, from the coding sequence ATGAGTTATGTTGTTTACATAGTTTATAGCGACTCGCTCCAGAAGTTCTACATTGGCCAAACTGTTCATCTGGGTCTTCGACTAGAGGAACATAATCGGGGAAAAGGCAATTTTACTGCTAAAGGCCACCCTTGGCGGCTGATTGCCAGCTTTAACTGTGAAACTAGAACTGAAGCCGTTCAACTTGAGTTGAAAATAAAAGGCAGAGGTGCTAAAAGATACTTGCAGGACATCGGCTTGCAGGAATAG
- a CDS encoding carbon-nitrogen hydrolase family protein, whose translation MKRVKVGVVQATPVLFDLEKSVEVVLAWLEKGAAAGCQLLLFPETFLPCYPRGLRFDAVIGRRSEASRAMWLDFWANCVEVDSPEVTRIGEAVRHSGMFVALGVTEREPVGGSLHCSLLYFGPDGRLLGKHRKLKPTGLERYIWGESDGSSLVSFNTGLGKIGGLICWENYMPLARTALYQKGIEIYLAPTADARPSWQATMQHIALEGRCFVLSSNQFVTKADYPNRYQEAIRDEPDIMSRGGSVIISPMGDVLAGPLWDQEGLLTAELDFAELVKSKLDFDCVGHYARHDVFQLSVVGQPDTINVPEQPMSTQ comes from the coding sequence ATGAAGCGCGTTAAAGTAGGGGTTGTTCAGGCCACCCCTGTTCTGTTTGATCTGGAGAAGAGTGTCGAGGTAGTGCTGGCGTGGCTGGAAAAAGGAGCCGCCGCCGGCTGTCAATTGCTGCTATTTCCCGAAACATTCCTTCCCTGCTATCCACGCGGGCTGCGTTTCGATGCGGTCATTGGCCGACGTTCCGAGGCCAGTCGGGCGATGTGGCTGGATTTCTGGGCCAACTGCGTCGAGGTTGATTCACCCGAGGTCACCCGGATAGGCGAGGCCGTGCGGCATTCGGGTATGTTCGTCGCGCTGGGCGTTACCGAGCGTGAGCCGGTGGGCGGCTCACTCCATTGTAGCCTGCTGTACTTCGGCCCCGACGGCCGACTGCTGGGCAAACACAGGAAGCTGAAACCAACAGGCCTCGAACGGTATATCTGGGGTGAAAGCGATGGTAGTTCGCTCGTTAGTTTCAATACTGGACTGGGTAAGATCGGCGGGCTGATCTGTTGGGAAAATTACATGCCCCTCGCCCGAACGGCTCTGTACCAGAAAGGCATAGAAATCTACCTCGCCCCCACCGCCGACGCCCGCCCCAGTTGGCAGGCGACCATGCAGCACATCGCCCTGGAAGGCCGCTGCTTCGTGCTGTCGAGCAATCAGTTCGTGACCAAAGCCGATTACCCCAACCGCTATCAGGAAGCCATCCGCGACGAACCCGACATCATGAGCCGGGGTGGCAGCGTCATTATTTCGCCGATGGGTGACGTGTTGGCCGGCCCACTCTGGGATCAGGAAGGCTTATTGACCGCCGAACTGGACTTTGCTGAACTCGTCAAAAGCAAACTGGATTTCGACTGCGTGGGGCATTATGCCCGCCACGATGTTTTCCAACTCTCGGTCGTCGGCCAACCCGATACGATCAACGTACCTGAACAGCCTATGTCAACTCAATAG
- a CDS encoding GlsB/YeaQ/YmgE family stress response membrane protein, protein MGFLYSIIVGGIAGYLASRFMGSHNSALINIILGIVGGFVGGFVAKRLGNDPDNDGLVMNLLIAFIGAVILIFVGRLFT, encoded by the coding sequence ATGGGCTTTTTGTATTCAATTATCGTCGGCGGTATTGCCGGTTATCTGGCTAGCCGTTTCATGGGCAGCCACAATTCGGCACTGATCAATATCATTCTGGGGATCGTCGGCGGCTTCGTCGGCGGTTTTGTAGCCAAGCGCCTGGGCAACGACCCCGACAACGACGGTCTTGTTATGAATCTGCTGATTGCTTTCATTGGGGCAGTCATTCTCATTTTTGTGGGTAGGTTGTTCACCTAG